Proteins found in one Solitalea lacus genomic segment:
- a CDS encoding aspartate ammonia-lyase, with protein sequence MSNTKLITPILFWLCIGSLNAQTRTEKDLLGEKQIPANAYYGIQTARALENFQVSSLTTKTYPDYVKAFAIVKLAAARANAEVGRMKKERLDAIEKACKAVMDGKYHDQFLVDLYQGGAGTSANMNANEVLANIALELSGHKKGEYQFIEPHDDLNMGQSTNDVYPTAIKVALLLHNDKLIKEAQALSQSFHQKGDEFKALLKMGRTEGQDAVPMTIGQEFHAFGNQLDAEITAMRRSETFLCEQNMGATAIGTGITASPGYAEKVAAHLAKITGKPIVMSKDLIAATSSQQGFVIYSSALKSFAIALSKISSDLIFLASGPRTGIFEINLPPLQPGSSIMPGKVNPVMPELMNEICFKVISNDLAVTMAAHSGLLQLNAYEPLEAIAIMESQGLLFKSMPLFRKNCIDGITANKEVLERYIERSVGIVTALNPVLGYEKTTELAKEALQSNKGILELIREKKLLTEDQIKKLLDPAVMTGQEP encoded by the coding sequence AATTCAAACTGCACGTGCTCTAGAGAATTTTCAGGTGAGTAGCCTCACAACAAAGACTTACCCCGACTATGTGAAGGCCTTTGCTATAGTAAAACTGGCGGCAGCCAGGGCTAATGCTGAGGTAGGGAGAATGAAGAAAGAAAGACTTGATGCTATCGAGAAGGCATGTAAAGCGGTAATGGATGGAAAATATCACGATCAGTTTCTGGTTGACTTATACCAAGGGGGCGCAGGCACATCAGCTAATATGAACGCTAATGAAGTGCTCGCCAATATTGCCTTAGAACTAAGCGGGCATAAAAAAGGCGAATATCAATTCATTGAGCCTCATGACGACCTGAACATGGGTCAATCCACCAACGACGTTTATCCAACCGCTATTAAAGTGGCGTTATTGCTGCATAATGACAAGTTGATTAAGGAAGCCCAAGCTCTTTCGCAATCCTTCCATCAAAAAGGAGATGAATTCAAAGCCCTGCTGAAAATGGGACGCACAGAAGGACAAGATGCTGTACCGATGACTATAGGTCAGGAGTTTCATGCTTTTGGAAACCAGCTTGATGCAGAAATAACTGCCATGCGTAGATCAGAAACATTTTTGTGCGAACAAAATATGGGGGCAACTGCTATTGGCACTGGTATAACGGCATCGCCCGGGTATGCCGAAAAGGTGGCGGCGCATCTTGCCAAAATCACCGGCAAGCCCATTGTGATGAGCAAAGACCTGATCGCCGCAACAAGCAGTCAGCAAGGATTTGTGATTTATTCATCTGCACTAAAAAGTTTCGCGATAGCCTTATCAAAAATCAGTAGTGACTTAATCTTCCTTGCCTCCGGCCCACGCACCGGCATTTTTGAAATCAACCTTCCACCTTTGCAACCCGGATCATCAATTATGCCTGGTAAAGTGAATCCGGTAATGCCTGAATTGATGAATGAAATATGTTTCAAAGTAATTAGCAATGACCTTGCAGTAACAATGGCTGCTCATTCAGGCTTACTGCAATTAAATGCGTATGAACCTCTGGAGGCGATTGCCATAATGGAGTCGCAGGGTTTACTCTTCAAGTCAATGCCATTGTTCAGGAAGAATTGCATCGATGGTATCACTGCAAATAAAGAAGTGTTGGAGCGTTATATTGAACGCAGTGTTGGTATCGTTACCGCCCTGAATCCTGTATTAGGATATGAAAAAACAACTGAGCTTGCAAAAGAAGCACTCCAATCAAACAAGGGAATTCTGGAATTGATTCGTGAAAAGAAATTACTGACAGAGGATCAGATTAAAAAACTACTCGACCCGGCTGTAATGACTGGTCAAGAGCCATAA
- a CDS encoding YeeE/YedE family protein, which produces MQQNTHTDFEVRSLDAMCVNESRLQHKWYYNIKYLVLGVLFGIVFIKSEVVSWFRIQEMFRMQSFHMYGIIGSAVVVGMISVWLIKKFNIKTIHGEEIVFHPKKFNKGQIYGGLIFGLGWAITGACPGPIFAQIGTGATVIGITLLSAIAGTWVYGFLRDKLPH; this is translated from the coding sequence ATGCAACAAAATACACATACAGATTTTGAGGTTCGTTCCTTAGACGCCATGTGTGTAAACGAAAGTCGTTTACAGCACAAATGGTATTACAACATAAAATACCTGGTTTTGGGGGTATTGTTTGGTATCGTATTCATAAAGTCCGAAGTAGTAAGTTGGTTTCGCATACAGGAAATGTTCCGTATGCAGTCCTTTCACATGTACGGCATCATCGGAAGTGCCGTAGTGGTGGGAATGATTTCAGTTTGGCTGATCAAGAAATTCAACATCAAAACCATCCATGGCGAAGAGATCGTGTTTCACCCTAAAAAATTCAATAAAGGGCAAATTTACGGGGGATTGATTTTCGGTTTGGGTTGGGCCATAACAGGAGCTTGTCCGGGGCCAATATTTGCACAAATCGGTACAGGGGCCACAGTTATCGGCATTACGCTTTTGAGTGCCATTGCAGGGACATGGGTTTATGGTTTTTTGAGAGATAAATTGCCTCACTAA
- a CDS encoding DUF2490 domain-containing protein: MRKFTALLTTAILIFIAQTLRAQEHYNAWLRGTLSIPVGTKFKTDAEFQHRRQNGFEYRNMFDENLMFSFRNWIHYQHNKDIKFSISPFAYFSNYKIIQKQADEMADPGKEIRFSVAMELQHEIFNKFYVVDRSAAEYRMFNSLQPDITRLRNRLSFRYDFTEQMKLSLFDELLFNVSGTTVQHFLDHDRLGLNLEYKVLPNLKFDVGYIHVTRFPITSSQKLKENNIMLNLTYQLKIKS; this comes from the coding sequence ATGAGAAAGTTTACGGCATTGCTCACAACAGCAATATTGATTTTTATTGCTCAAACACTACGTGCTCAAGAACATTACAATGCCTGGCTGAGAGGCACTTTGAGTATTCCTGTTGGTACAAAATTTAAAACGGATGCAGAATTTCAGCACCGACGACAAAACGGTTTTGAATACCGCAACATGTTTGATGAAAACCTGATGTTCTCATTCAGAAATTGGATTCATTACCAACACAACAAGGATATAAAGTTTTCCATTTCGCCTTTTGCTTATTTTTCGAATTACAAAATCATCCAAAAACAGGCAGATGAAATGGCTGATCCCGGCAAAGAAATCAGATTTTCAGTGGCCATGGAGTTGCAGCACGAGATTTTTAATAAATTCTATGTTGTGGATCGCTCAGCTGCAGAATATCGCATGTTCAACAGTTTGCAGCCTGACATAACACGATTGAGAAATCGTCTGAGTTTTCGTTATGACTTTACGGAACAAATGAAACTATCTTTGTTTGACGAACTTTTATTTAATGTGTCAGGAACAACTGTTCAACACTTTTTAGATCATGACCGCTTGGGGCTAAATCTTGAATACAAAGTTTTACCCAACCTTAAGTTTGACGTCGGATACATTCATGTTACCCGATTTCCAATTACGAGCAGTCAAAAGCTGAAGGAGAATAATATCATGCTTAATTTGACTTATCAGTTAAAAATTAAATCGTAA
- a CDS encoding YeeE/YedE family protein produces the protein MDFLLQPWPWYVAGPLIGLTVPALLIMGNKSFGISSSLRHICASCMPANIPFFKYEWKKEIWNLFFVFGIFLGGVIAINLLANPNPIEVNPKLAAELATYGITNYNSLIPEDLMNWQSLFSLRGLMVMIGGGFLVGFGTRYAGGCTSGHAIMGLSNLQLPSLIATMSFMIGGFIMANLILPFILSL, from the coding sequence ATGGATTTTTTATTACAGCCCTGGCCTTGGTATGTGGCCGGCCCGTTAATCGGATTAACCGTTCCCGCACTTTTAATCATGGGGAATAAATCATTCGGCATCAGTTCATCTTTGCGCCACATTTGTGCATCCTGTATGCCGGCAAACATTCCGTTTTTCAAATACGAATGGAAAAAAGAAATATGGAACCTGTTTTTCGTGTTCGGAATATTTTTAGGCGGGGTAATAGCCATTAACTTATTGGCAAACCCCAACCCAATTGAAGTCAATCCTAAATTGGCGGCAGAGCTGGCAACATACGGTATTACCAATTACAATAGCTTAATTCCCGAAGACCTAATGAATTGGCAGTCATTGTTTAGTCTTAGGGGCCTAATGGTGATGATCGGAGGGGGCTTTTTGGTAGGCTTTGGAACCCGTTACGCAGGCGGCTGTACAAGCGGGCATGCCATTATGGGATTATCCAATTTACAATTACCGTCATTGATCGCCACGATGAGTTTTATGATTGGTGGGTTTATTATGGCCAACTTGATTTTGCCTTTTATTCTTTCACTTTAA
- a CDS encoding NAD-dependent malic enzyme encodes MEDSGYSILRNPGTNKGTAFTLEERKKYGLEGLLPDQIETMETQILRVNEQLDSFETPINKYIYLTALLDTNETLFFKTVISNPAKFLPLVYTPTVGEACQRLGHITRRPRGLFISIEQKDNIETILRNWPVKDVRFTVVSDGGRILGLGDLGICGMGIPIGKLVLYTSCAGVPPEYTLPIILDVGTNNETFLNDPLYPGLKRKRIGGQEFDEFIETFVVAINKVFPKICIQWEDFAGKDAIRILDRYHDKVCTFNDDMQGTAAIATAGIITASRFSGTPFNTQKILFLGAGAAAFGIADMLVYKFQKDGLDRKEALKHVWMFDVNGLLVKSRNDLADYQKPFAHESEPSDDFAKSILKIKPTAIIGVSTVGGAFNQQVIENMCAVNLRPLIFPYSNPTSHSECTAEQAYTWSKGKAIFASGSPFAPVTIEGQTFTSGQGNNVYIFPAIGLAIFATEANRVTNEIFVTAAEAVAEQVTEENFAKGLIYPLIDNIQEVSYNVAVKVAEKIFESGLAGIKKPTDIRTFIKNKMYEPKYR; translated from the coding sequence ATGGAAGATTCAGGCTATTCAATATTGCGTAACCCAGGCACCAATAAGGGAACAGCATTTACATTAGAAGAAAGAAAAAAGTATGGCTTGGAAGGATTGTTGCCGGACCAAATTGAAACCATGGAAACACAAATCCTCAGAGTGAATGAGCAATTGGATAGTTTTGAAACTCCAATTAATAAATACATTTATCTCACCGCCCTTCTTGATACCAATGAAACATTATTCTTTAAGACCGTCATAAGTAATCCTGCAAAGTTTTTACCGCTGGTATATACCCCTACTGTTGGGGAGGCTTGTCAGCGTTTGGGCCATATTACCAGGCGGCCAAGAGGATTGTTTATATCCATCGAACAAAAAGATAACATCGAGACAATACTTAGAAACTGGCCCGTCAAAGATGTTCGGTTTACAGTTGTTTCTGACGGTGGCCGAATATTGGGGTTAGGCGATCTAGGAATTTGTGGAATGGGAATTCCCATTGGCAAATTGGTTTTATATACAAGTTGTGCCGGTGTTCCTCCTGAATATACTCTTCCTATTATATTGGATGTGGGAACAAATAATGAAACATTTTTAAATGACCCTCTTTATCCAGGTCTAAAAAGAAAAAGAATAGGCGGACAAGAATTTGATGAATTTATTGAAACATTTGTAGTGGCAATTAATAAAGTTTTCCCCAAAATTTGTATTCAATGGGAAGACTTTGCGGGTAAAGATGCGATCCGCATTCTGGATAGGTATCATGACAAAGTTTGTACTTTTAATGATGATATGCAAGGCACCGCAGCCATCGCTACTGCCGGCATTATTACAGCAAGCCGGTTTTCAGGCACTCCTTTCAATACACAGAAGATACTTTTTTTGGGAGCAGGCGCAGCAGCATTTGGCATTGCTGATATGCTTGTTTACAAGTTTCAAAAAGACGGTCTTGATAGGAAAGAAGCATTGAAGCATGTTTGGATGTTTGATGTAAATGGATTGCTTGTCAAATCAAGAAATGATCTTGCCGATTATCAAAAGCCTTTTGCACATGAAAGCGAACCATCTGATGATTTTGCAAAATCTATACTTAAAATAAAACCCACTGCTATAATCGGGGTCAGTACTGTCGGAGGAGCTTTTAATCAACAGGTTATTGAAAACATGTGTGCAGTTAACTTAAGACCTCTTATTTTTCCTTACTCAAATCCAACATCACATTCAGAATGTACAGCAGAACAAGCATACACCTGGAGTAAAGGCAAGGCGATCTTCGCCAGCGGCAGTCCATTTGCACCAGTAACCATTGAGGGCCAAACATTCACATCGGGTCAAGGGAACAATGTCTATATTTTTCCAGCTATAGGTTTGGCCATATTTGCAACCGAAGCAAATAGAGTTACCAATGAAATATTTGTAACTGCAGCAGAAGCAGTGGCCGAACAAGTCACTGAAGAAAATTTCGCAAAAGGTTTAATCTACCCTCTTATAGATAATATTCAGGAAGTGTCCTATAATGTAGCTGTAAAAGTTGCAGAAAAAATATTTGAAAGCGGTTTAGCCGGTATAAAAAAGCCGACTGATATAAGGACATTTATTAAAAACAAAATGTATGAACCAAAATATCGTTAA
- a CDS encoding MFS transporter, producing the protein MLQIIMMAETIKLGLKENWKQFTILVIVNAFVGGMIGMERTIFPQFAELKFGMASKTAILSFITAFGFTKAIANYYTGKLANKFGRKNLLLIGWLMAIPIPFMLIYAQSWYWVILANVLLGISQGVTWSSTVVMKIDLVGEKDRGFAMGLNEFAGYFSVGLIAFLTGYVANKYGITPYPFYIGVFISITGFLLTLFWVKDTRLFVHKESATDNTAQLENVFWETTFKNKTLSSVTQAGLINNLNDGMIWGLLPMVLLSLNYNNQNMGIITAIYPTVWGIGQLFTGKMADHYSKKAMLFWGMLVQGLAILLIPFSTGILILASLSALLGLGTALVYPTFLSTIAQASTPQQRAESIGTFRLWRDLGYALGAIISGITADMFGITYAILFIGGLTIVSSLIIKYRMPGQARAVLMRT; encoded by the coding sequence TTGCTTCAAATAATAATGATGGCAGAAACGATCAAGCTTGGACTTAAAGAAAACTGGAAGCAGTTTACCATTTTGGTAATTGTAAATGCTTTTGTTGGTGGTATGATAGGAATGGAGAGAACCATCTTTCCTCAATTTGCTGAATTGAAATTTGGCATGGCCTCAAAAACAGCCATTCTTTCATTTATTACCGCATTTGGCTTTACAAAAGCCATTGCAAACTATTACACGGGTAAGCTTGCCAACAAGTTTGGTCGCAAAAATTTATTGTTAATTGGTTGGTTAATGGCAATCCCAATTCCGTTTATGCTGATCTATGCACAAAGCTGGTATTGGGTCATTTTGGCCAATGTGCTGTTAGGCATCAGCCAGGGGGTAACCTGGAGCAGCACAGTGGTAATGAAAATTGACCTGGTTGGCGAAAAGGACCGCGGATTTGCCATGGGATTAAATGAATTCGCGGGTTACTTTTCAGTTGGATTAATTGCCTTTTTAACAGGATACGTAGCTAACAAATATGGCATTACCCCATATCCGTTTTATATAGGTGTTTTTATTTCTATTACCGGTTTTTTGCTGACTTTATTCTGGGTAAAAGATACCAGACTATTTGTGCATAAAGAAAGTGCAACCGACAATACAGCCCAGTTAGAAAATGTCTTTTGGGAAACCACCTTTAAAAACAAAACATTAAGTAGTGTTACACAAGCAGGCTTAATTAACAATTTGAATGACGGAATGATTTGGGGTTTGCTTCCCATGGTTCTTCTTTCGCTTAACTACAACAATCAAAATATGGGAATAATTACAGCCATTTATCCAACCGTATGGGGAATTGGACAACTCTTTACTGGTAAAATGGCGGATCATTATTCAAAAAAGGCAATGCTGTTTTGGGGCATGTTAGTACAGGGTTTGGCCATTTTGCTGATTCCATTTAGTACCGGTATTTTAATTCTGGCTTCACTTTCAGCTTTACTTGGTTTGGGCACGGCTTTGGTTTATCCCACATTTCTTTCCACCATTGCCCAAGCCTCAACTCCTCAACAAAGAGCCGAAAGTATTGGTACATTTCGATTATGGAGAGATTTGGGTTATGCCTTGGGCGCCATAATTTCAGGTATCACAGCCGACATGTTTGGTATAACTTACGCCATTTTATTCATTGGCGGTCTGACGATCGTTTCTTCACTCATCATTAAATACCGTATGCCCGGGCAAGCCAGGGCTGTATTAATGCGGACCTAA
- a CDS encoding FAD-dependent oxidoreductase: MKVIIVGGVAGGASCAARLRRLDEKAEIMMVEKGPYVSYANCGLPYYIGGVIEKESSLLVASEQMFREQFNIDVRTNCEAIEILPKEKAVKLRDVKTGEVIIHQYDKLVLSPGAVSVRPPLPGIDLPGIFHVRTVPDARAINEWIEKGNPFLAGMYRYSGFQTIRPKTKAVIVGGGFIGLETAENLVQKGFEVTVLEMIDQVLPPIDKENADIVASHLREHGIILAFKDGVAGFKQGENGTLIVETRSGKTYSADIVILALGVKPDATLAKMAGLELGQLGGIRVNDQMITSDPDILAVGDAIEVKDFVTGEWSVIALAGPANRQGRIAADVIAGHKASFRGTQGTSIVGLFGATVAWTGVSEKTLIRLGKKDYEKIYLYPNSHAGYYPGAMPIAMKVIFRKSDGKLLGAQALGKDNVDKRISTFAALLQMGATVYDLEESELCYAPQFGSAKDPINFAGMVAANILRGDMELIHWENAKAGFILDVRQPIELAVESYPGALNIPLKELRDRLNELPKDKVINVICRSGQRAYLATRLLTQNGFKAKNVAGGMLSYAHNYLFDENSEN; this comes from the coding sequence ATGAAAGTAATTATTGTAGGTGGAGTTGCCGGTGGAGCATCCTGCGCTGCACGTCTCAGACGGTTAGATGAAAAAGCCGAAATCATGATGGTGGAAAAAGGGCCCTATGTTTCGTATGCAAACTGCGGATTGCCCTATTACATTGGTGGTGTCATCGAGAAGGAATCAAGTTTATTGGTGGCAAGTGAACAAATGTTTCGTGAGCAGTTTAATATTGATGTGCGAACTAATTGCGAGGCCATTGAGATTTTACCAAAAGAAAAGGCGGTGAAGTTGCGCGATGTGAAAACCGGTGAAGTTATAATACACCAATACGATAAACTCGTACTTTCTCCCGGCGCGGTTTCTGTAAGACCTCCCCTTCCCGGAATTGACCTTCCGGGTATATTCCATGTGAGAACTGTGCCGGATGCACGCGCTATCAACGAATGGATTGAAAAAGGAAATCCTTTTCTGGCCGGCATGTATCGCTACTCCGGTTTCCAAACCATCCGGCCGAAGACGAAAGCTGTGATAGTAGGGGGTGGATTTATCGGGCTGGAAACTGCCGAAAATCTTGTACAAAAAGGTTTTGAAGTTACTGTGCTGGAAATGATTGACCAGGTGCTGCCTCCGATCGATAAAGAAAATGCGGATATCGTGGCGAGCCATCTCAGAGAGCATGGTATTATCCTGGCCTTTAAGGATGGTGTGGCGGGTTTTAAACAAGGAGAAAATGGCACCCTTATCGTAGAAACCCGATCGGGCAAAACCTACTCTGCTGATATCGTCATCCTGGCCCTGGGAGTGAAGCCTGATGCTACACTGGCTAAAATGGCCGGTCTGGAACTTGGACAACTCGGCGGTATTCGTGTAAACGATCAGATGATCACTAGCGATCCGGATATTTTGGCAGTTGGTGACGCCATTGAAGTGAAGGATTTTGTGACAGGCGAGTGGAGTGTTATCGCACTGGCAGGTCCGGCCAACCGGCAAGGCAGAATTGCTGCTGATGTGATTGCAGGTCATAAAGCATCCTTTAGAGGCACACAGGGCACTTCCATAGTAGGATTGTTTGGGGCTACGGTGGCATGGACAGGCGTGAGTGAGAAAACTCTGATTCGCTTAGGAAAAAAAGACTATGAGAAAATCTATCTCTATCCAAATTCACATGCAGGTTATTACCCGGGAGCCATGCCAATTGCCATGAAGGTAATCTTCCGTAAATCGGATGGAAAACTATTAGGGGCTCAGGCTTTAGGAAAAGACAATGTAGATAAACGCATCAGTACATTTGCTGCACTGCTTCAAATGGGTGCTACCGTATACGATCTGGAAGAATCGGAGCTTTGCTATGCACCTCAATTCGGAAGTGCCAAAGATCCAATAAACTTTGCGGGCATGGTGGCTGCGAATATACTGAGAGGTGACATGGAACTTATTCATTGGGAAAATGCAAAGGCCGGATTTATACTGGATGTGCGCCAACCTATTGAGCTTGCCGTGGAAAGTTATCCAGGAGCACTCAATATTCCGCTCAAAGAACTTCGTGACAGGCTCAATGAACTTCCAAAAGACAAAGTGATTAATGTGATATGCCGTTCTGGTCAGCGCGCCTACCTGGCAACCCGCCTGTTAACGCAAAACGGATTCAAAGCGAAGAACGTAGCAGGAGGTATGCTTTCGTACGCACATAATTATTTGTTTGATGAGAATTCCGAGAATTAA
- a CDS encoding rhodanese-like domain-containing protein: MPKQSVKLIFIIKSTVKAMFGLFKNMFAQDNSQLSEALKRGAFLVDVRTPAEFASGSVKGAVNIPLDRLPNQLAKFKGKETIVVFCRSGNRSSQAKSFLEQNGFQSVINGGTWENIKGLINEKR, encoded by the coding sequence ATGCCAAAGCAAAGTGTTAAACTAATTTTCATCATTAAATCAACAGTAAAAGCAATGTTTGGATTATTCAAAAATATGTTCGCCCAAGACAACAGTCAATTAAGCGAAGCCCTTAAAAGAGGTGCGTTTTTAGTAGATGTACGCACGCCTGCCGAGTTTGCATCAGGCAGCGTTAAAGGAGCGGTAAATATTCCGCTGGATCGGCTACCGAACCAATTGGCAAAATTCAAGGGCAAGGAAACTATCGTCGTGTTTTGCAGAAGTGGCAACAGAAGCAGTCAGGCAAAAAGCTTTTTAGAGCAAAATGGTTTTCAAAGTGTCATAAACGGTGGCACATGGGAAAATATAAAAGGATTAATTAACGAAAAGAGATAA
- a CDS encoding Crp/Fnr family transcriptional regulator, whose amino-acid sequence METLEQITEFKSSPELVEKLYEYGTQKNYKAGSTILNENANIRSIPIVINGTIKVIRTEEDGREILLYYIKAGESCIMSFLGGLHHETSKVKAQVEEDAEILFLPVDKVSLFIKEYPQWLDYIFRLYHKRFEELLEIVNAIAFKKVDERLLALLKKKANLTQSNTIQITHEQLANELGTARVVVSRLLKQLEESGVVQLGRNKIILTQSNGL is encoded by the coding sequence ATGGAAACTCTTGAACAAATCACTGAATTTAAGTCATCGCCAGAACTGGTTGAGAAACTGTATGAATACGGCACACAAAAAAACTACAAAGCTGGAAGCACCATCCTAAATGAAAACGCTAATATCCGATCCATTCCTATAGTTATTAATGGAACCATTAAAGTGATCAGAACGGAAGAAGATGGCAGGGAAATTTTACTTTATTATATCAAAGCAGGCGAAAGTTGCATTATGTCCTTCCTGGGCGGATTGCATCATGAAACTAGCAAAGTAAAAGCCCAGGTAGAAGAAGATGCCGAAATCCTTTTTTTACCCGTTGACAAAGTTTCATTATTCATAAAGGAATATCCGCAATGGTTGGATTATATTTTTCGTTTGTATCACAAACGCTTTGAAGAACTATTAGAAATTGTCAATGCCATTGCGTTTAAAAAAGTAGATGAACGCTTATTGGCTTTGCTTAAAAAGAAGGCAAACCTCACCCAATCCAATACCATCCAAATTACCCATGAACAATTAGCCAACGAACTCGGAACGGCTCGTGTTGTCGTTTCTCGGTTATTGAAACAGTTGGAAGAAAGCGGCGTGGTTCAACTTGGCAGAAACAAAATTATACTTACGCAGTCAAACGGGCTATAA
- a CDS encoding MBL fold metallo-hydrolase yields MKVEQIYTGCLAQGAYYITSNGEAAVIDPLRETRPYLERLEKDGVKLKYIFETHFHADFVSGHLGLSKKTGAPVVYGPNANPEFEAIVAQDNQVFELGNVKIKVLHTPGHTMESSCFLLIDENGKETAIFSGDTLFLGDVGRPDLAQKAAHLSQEELAGLLYESLYNKILPLPDDITVYPAHGAGSACGKNMMKETVDSLGNQKKMNYALNQSSKEAFVKAVTDGLFPPPAYFGMNVAMNKKGYDSFDEVLSHGMKALSISEFQAAAEASGALILDTRSNIDFVKGFIPQSINIGLNGDFAPWVGAMIVDVKQPILLVTDNGKEEEAVTRLSRVGFDNVLGHLEGGFETWKEGGEKIDIVDRITAEQFAREVKIGEGKIIDVRKESEYAAEHVEEAYSKPLAYINDWIKDIDAREHFYLHCAGGYRSMIAASILQSRGYRNFTEVEGGFGAIAKTSVPKTDYVCQSKVLN; encoded by the coding sequence ATGAAAGTAGAACAAATTTATACAGGATGTTTAGCACAGGGTGCATATTACATTACTTCAAATGGTGAAGCTGCCGTTATTGATCCATTGCGCGAGACACGGCCCTACCTGGAAAGGTTGGAAAAAGATGGTGTAAAACTCAAATACATTTTTGAAACTCACTTTCACGCGGACTTTGTGAGTGGTCACCTTGGTTTAAGCAAAAAAACCGGTGCGCCTGTCGTTTACGGGCCCAATGCAAATCCTGAATTTGAAGCCATTGTGGCTCAGGATAACCAGGTTTTTGAGCTGGGTAATGTAAAAATCAAGGTGCTGCACACCCCCGGTCATACCATGGAAAGCTCATGCTTTTTATTGATTGACGAAAATGGAAAAGAAACTGCCATATTTAGTGGTGACACCCTTTTCCTGGGGGATGTAGGTCGTCCTGATTTGGCTCAAAAAGCAGCGCACCTCAGCCAGGAAGAATTGGCCGGATTGCTTTATGAAAGTCTGTACAACAAAATTTTGCCTTTGCCGGATGATATAACGGTGTATCCTGCACATGGAGCCGGTTCAGCCTGCGGAAAAAACATGATGAAAGAAACAGTGGATTCGTTGGGTAATCAAAAGAAAATGAATTATGCCTTAAATCAGTCCAGTAAAGAAGCTTTTGTTAAAGCCGTTACCGATGGTTTGTTCCCGCCACCGGCCTATTTCGGAATGAACGTGGCCATGAACAAAAAGGGGTACGACAGCTTTGATGAAGTATTGAGCCACGGAATGAAAGCCCTTTCGATTTCAGAATTTCAAGCAGCTGCCGAAGCATCCGGAGCGTTGATTTTGGACACCAGAAGCAACATCGATTTTGTCAAAGGTTTTATTCCCCAATCGATCAATATCGGACTAAACGGTGATTTTGCCCCTTGGGTAGGTGCCATGATAGTGGATGTAAAGCAGCCCATTTTATTAGTGACAGATAATGGAAAAGAAGAAGAAGCGGTAACCAGGTTGAGCCGCGTAGGTTTTGACAATGTACTGGGGCATTTGGAAGGCGGATTTGAAACCTGGAAAGAAGGGGGCGAGAAAATCGATATAGTAGACCGCATTACAGCAGAACAGTTTGCAAGGGAAGTAAAAATTGGCGAAGGCAAAATCATAGACGTTCGCAAAGAAAGCGAATACGCAGCAGAACACGTTGAAGAAGCCTACAGCAAACCGCTGGCCTATATCAACGATTGGATTAAGGATATCGACGCCCGGGAACATTTTTATCTGCATTGTGCCGGCGGATACCGCAGCATGATAGCAGCAAGTATATTACAGTCAAGAGGCTACAGAAACTTCACTGAAGTAGAGGGCGGTTTCGGAGCCATTGCAAAAACCTCTGTTCCTAAAACGGATTATGTATGCCAAAGCAAAGTGTTAAACTAA